CTTCCAGAGCCAGCCTAGCTGCAGTCGTCTTACCAACCCCTGGAGGACCATAGACAATAATATGCTGCGGAAAAGGGGAAGCTACCTTGGCCAGGAGAGCCCGCACTGCTCGTTCCTGACCCACAATTTCTTCTAATTTAGAAGGGCGCAGCACTTCCATAGCCGTTTTGGCTAACTGAATTTGATTTAACTTTTCCAATACAGCTAGTTTTTTTAAGGTTTGGGCATTTTCAGGCCCTGCATTTTCTTTTATAACCTGAAGCTTTATTTCCTGAATATATTCCTCATGACGTTCTTGCATTTTTTCAGCGATTTTAGCGTCTAATTTATCTTCCACTACACGCCGAGCCATATCGTTAGCTATTTCATCCTCTATTTCTTCTAAGATAACCGGTATTTCTTCTTGAACAGGTATTTGATCTAAAGTAGGATCTTCATAGACGATTTTTTGCAACGCCAGCACTTTGTCAGCAAGGTCCTTAGAACGTAGTAAGTCCAGAGCCTCTAATTTGCTGGCTTTTAAAACCAAACGGTCAGTCCCGTAAACATTGCACAATACCCGGAAAAGGGCTGCTACCTGTCGATCTTCTTCTTGGCTCTCAGCTGTAATGAAGCTAAAAATGTCGTTTATTTGCATATCTTGCTGTTCTTTTTCCACTTCTTAGACCTTCCTTTGCAATATGTGCTTGTTATTCCCCGGAGACTTGGACAGTAATTTTAGCACTCACTTGGGGATGAATACGTACCGTAATCGGGTAAGAACCTAAGGCTTTAATGGCTTCTTTTAAGTCAATTTTTCGCTTATCGACAGCAAGATTAAAATCCTTTTCTAAAAGCTCAGCAATTTCTTTGCTAGTCACAGAGCCAAAAAGTTTACCGTTCTCTCCCACTTTGCCGCTTATTTTCAGTATTTTGCCCTCAATTTTTTTTGCTGTTTCCTTAGCCTTTAAGATTTCCTGTTCTTTAAGTTGTAACTGTTTTTTCTTTGCTAGCTCTAATTCCTTCAGATTGCCGGCTGTTGCCTCTTTGGCTAACTTTTTGGGGAATAAATAGTTGCGGGCATATCCATCAGAAACATCAACAACGTCTCCTTTTGCCCCTAAACTCTTAACTTCTTTATTTAGAATAACTTTCATTTGCCATACCCCCAAACAATAAATTTCGTGCAAATTATTATGTAGCTAAAAATATATTAGTACTTCTGAAGCAAAAAAGATAGACCCTACAATCTGGCTAAATTGGTGCTTCCTAGC
The Bacillota bacterium LX-D genome window above contains:
- the rplI gene encoding 50S ribosomal protein L9, translated to MKVILNKEVKSLGAKGDVVDVSDGYARNYLFPKKLAKEATAGNLKELELAKKKQLQLKEQEILKAKETAKKIEGKILKISGKVGENGKLFGSVTSKEIAELLEKDFNLAVDKRKIDLKEAIKALGSYPITVRIHPQVSAKITVQVSGE